The nucleotide window GACATGAACACCGGTAATAGAATAAATGCGGGACGCACTGGTGGCGCCAAGTTTGCCATTGAGGATTTGAAAATTGTCGGCTCGGCCAAATACAGCATTATCGGCAAGGTGCGCTTGAGGGAGTTCAAGGTTAGCGCCACCATCGGTGATGTGAATTcggaaatagaaaatttgtccAAGATCAAAATTGTTAACAAAAAGTTGAACCAGATCATTGAGGAGTGGATCTTGTTGGCGGTGAATGAGAACACCAGTGAAATGGAGGAGATGGCGAATGACTTTGTAGTGCCATTTGTTAATAACTTAATAGGAGATGCGACGTTGGTTGACATAATAGCGAAAATTGGTGGTGGAAGTGGTGGTGATGGTGGAAATGGTAGTGGTGGGGAATCTGAGGAATGTATTCCACCGGTAGTAGCGTTGACCGACGCAATATAAAATTGCACAAACCAAAGACATAGTTAAGTAGAAATATTTGAAGCTGCTCAGGGAGCAAGTAatagatctgaaattttatgaaaaacttactgaagtttttgagaaatattaaaaaaaagtattgcatttaaaaataaaataaaataagttaaatataatataatactattttttatttaaacagttatgtacttacatatgtaaattttcgaaaagttgAATATTTGCATAAACTATCGTGGATAAAGAAATGGCATACTTTGAGCATGTAAGGGAAacgagaaaaataaataaatgccgtTACCGTTAAAAGTTGTGGAAATCAAGTCATACACTGACGTAGACAATTATTGCGATACACTTTTTtgataaaaccaaaaactgattttaatatgtttttttaaagtGTGCTATTTCTCTGCCCATGACTCTCCtctgtatttgaaaatattctcaaacaattttaaattgatcCGGCAAATAGTTAGTTTCGGAGCTATATACGTATTCGTcagaaattttttaacttagcGGCTTCGGTAACCTAAACTTTAACCGGTTTTTCTTGAAACGCTACTGTTAGAGTCGGATAAGAAACTTTTTACGTAACGGCTGAACGAACGACGTGAAATTTCACGACCTTCTGAGATATGTGCTCAAttctaattttgattttttaaattactttatactgaaaatttttcacaaaaaaaatcatttttttggaACACCCCTATTTGCTCATGATCGAAAATTCCgtattcatttttctttagtatTCGGAATTCATAtcattttaagcagaaaaatcttccTTGCCGCCAGATAATTTTTTTCGTCGGTACTCCTTGAGATCGGCTACAGGATCTAGGGAAAccaattatttttgatattaaacACCGATTATTATAGGACAATAAATTATCCAAActtatatcgttttttttttattaaaaaaaatagaatgcccttcaaaa belongs to Bactrocera dorsalis isolate Fly_Bdor chromosome 1, ASM2337382v1, whole genome shotgun sequence and includes:
- the LOC109579964 gene encoding uncharacterized protein LOC109579964, translated to MKFLLVLLALVAAAYSYEFQERLNGYDRSLSSQITDYIENIRTQMPCGFPGLGLGPLSPARLSHRNIALNSSGLVLAGEIDDFTLYGLDDFDFSVKINVLLSRVTFNFHWHKVHFVTNYKMDMNTGNRINAGRTGGAKFAIEDLKIVGSAKYSIIGKVRLREFKVSATIGDVNSEIENLSKIKIVNKKLNQIIEEWILLAVNENTSEMEEMANDFVVPFVNNLIGDATLVDIIAKIGGGSGGDGGNGSGGESEECIPPVVALTDAI